In one Legionella adelaidensis genomic region, the following are encoded:
- a CDS encoding PspC domain-containing protein translates to MKREVKPYRRLYRSKRDRMIAGVCAGLADYFKIDPTLVRLLFVIFLLAGGSAFLAYIILWLVVPVDPQE, encoded by the coding sequence ATGAAGCGCGAAGTAAAGCCTTATCGTAGATTGTATCGTTCAAAGCGGGATCGCATGATTGCTGGCGTGTGCGCAGGTCTTGCGGATTACTTTAAAATAGATCCTACCTTGGTTCGTCTTCTTTTTGTTATTTTCTTGCTCGCGGGAGGCTCGGCTTTCCTCGCTTATATCATTTTATGGCTAGTGGTTCCTGTGGATCCGCAGGAATAA